The following proteins come from a genomic window of Rutidosis leptorrhynchoides isolate AG116_Rl617_1_P2 chromosome 10, CSIRO_AGI_Rlap_v1, whole genome shotgun sequence:
- the LOC139871190 gene encoding ATP-dependent Clp protease proteolytic subunit 6, chloroplastic-like yields MAASALSTSFTFSNISHHKQSSSTSLFTQSRSSKLKATVCALPSPYGDLSKISLSSKAQNFELPLEEMSLYEIELYSPVVGRRGAPPPIMPTVMTPGGPLDLSTVLFRNCIFFVGQPMNTQVAQRVISQLVTLATIDENTDILVRCSIQYIEKKALETINQFDPS; encoded by the exons ATGGCAGCATCCGCCCTATCAACTTCCTTCACCTTCTCCAATATTTCTCACCACAAGCAGTCCTCTTCTACCTCACTTTTTACTCAAAG CAGAAGCTCAAAGTTAAAAGCAACTGTTTGTGCGTTACCGAGTCCGTATGGTGATTTATCGAAAATCA GTTTATCAAGTAAAGCCCAAAACTTTGAGTTACCACTTGAAGAAATGAGCTTATATGAGATCGAACT TTACAGTCCAGTTGTGGGTAGAAGAGGGGCTCCCCCACCAATAATGCCTACTGTCATGACTCCAGGGGGACCTTTGGATCTGTCTACCGTATTATTCAGGAATTGTATTTTTTTTGTTGGCCAACCAATGAATACACAAGTAGCTCAGCGAGTTATATCACAGCTTGTTACACTGGCCACAATAGACGAGAATACAGATATTCTGGTGCG GTGTTCTATTCAATACATTGAAAAAAAGGCTTTGGAGACTATCAACCAGTTTGACCCATCTTAA